The stretch of DNA AGAAAGCGGCCGTCAATCAGAGATGTACTTATGCACCTGCCAAAATGCATTACAAGATCGTTAACAACGATGGAACTGTAATTACCAAACCAATGAATCAGGTTAGTTAGTTGGATAACAATGTAATCCAATTgcttacatttaaaattttacaatcCATAGCAAACTAAAACCCACACATCGTCATCAACTGGAGGACGATCCACTCGTTGGATTCCGGCTGACGTGTGGCAACGGCAGGGGATGACTGCCCAAGAAATGACCTTACCACTTGGTAAATCATTCAAATCATTCAACAATTCCACTCAGTTTCTAAATCACATGTATTTCAGATGTTGTCATTCCCACAAATTCGGCCGACAAGGCCAATATAATTCTAAAGGCTGGTCAACGAGTGATGGTTCTTAAGTCGACGAAGGGAATATACATGCAGTTGGATAGCGGGAAGATCATAGCTATAAGGACTACGGCAAAAACTGAACCAGAAAAGACAAATAAGGACGATGTAATTGATATAACTTCCGATTGTGACACCGATACAGCAAAGCCGCAAACTCCAGAAGatggtaaatattttgattttaaaacatattatatGAAGTTAAGCGATTGCTTTTCAGATGTAAAAGACCTGACTGCTGATGACGAGCCACATGTAGTGAAAAACAAGGAATGCACTCCAGCAACCACTAGCCGGCCAGAAATGTCTACGAAGGATAGAAAGTCCGCGGAGAACATGCAACATTTTAAACCGCAAACGCAACCAAATAATACTTTAGCCACCCCATCAAATCAGCATCAGATGCCTTGTGACTTAAACTATCCACAACAGTCGCAGCCGCAGCAGTCGCATCAAcagccgcaacagcagcagcagcagccaccgcAACAGCAACCGCCGCAGCAGGCACCTCCGCAGGCGGCGTACAAACATCCGAATCACCTGCCGCCGCCAGCAGCTGGCGATGGTTACAACAATGCCAATAGTATTCAGCCCAATGCGCCgctaccaccaccaccgcaTCCGGGAGCTCCGAACAGCGAGGCGGCGCCGTCGGCGGATAGTTCGTACTTCCAGGGCAAGCCCTTCCAGCACACATATCCCCCGCAGTACTACGATTACTATGACAATAAGCACAAGGCCGCACCACCCGCTTCCAGCTATCACATCAATAACTACACCTCATATGGCAATCTGAACTTCGCACCCTACCATTCCAACCTCCATCCACCAGCGTCTTACATCGGTGCTCCGTCGTCGTACGTAAACTCGAATGTTTTCCCCCGGCAGCATTGGAGTTCAGTTGTAAATTCACCAGCGTCAAGCGAGTCTATTCGACAGCCATCGTACATTGGTAGTACTTACCCCATTAACGAATGGTCGTCGCAATAGCGAGTGTAAATAGACTATGGTCCAATATCTCCGGGTCCAGTTCAGGGCGAGCTCAAATATACTCAGACTATCTTGTAACTGATAATTTTATAGTTTCGATTCGCGTTGCTTTACTGTATAGAAGATTATTCGACAAAAGTGTTTTATAATTGTTtccttttacattttataatgtACTCAAAGAGCGTAGAGTAAACTGTTTAAGCAAATCATTATCATTATATTAGACAATTAATAAGATCATATAAGTGATCAATAAACCGCACACAATGCTTCCTAtacttattaaatttccattttaccCATGATAATGTTTTTGTGGTCTGCAAATCTAAATATCTTGCATGCAGTAATTATTTACTTTGTCGTTTAGGCGTTTCCTTGACTGGACCAACAGAGCTCGGCCTTTATTCCTTACCATTATTTTcctctaatttatttattatcttatcATAGTGAATTCTTTTTAAACGCATAAATACGATAAGttattagttttcattctgaaaaaaacaaaagaaatctAAACAAATATTCATAGCTCGTAACATACTGTTTAAGCAATCGTTCTAcccaattgtatttaatttagatGCCCATGAATAGAAAAACTCATACGGAATAACATTCGAAAATTGGTCTCTCTTTTGGCTAAGGGCAGCAATGCCCCGAGaaaggaaactaaaaaaacattgACATTAGTCTAGATAATAGCACAttcgaaataataaacaagCTTTGATTGAACAATGTTAGATCTAAgcaataaagaaaaagtattaaacaaacagaaataaaCTCATGAGTTATTCTTTCTgttgtaattaaaaaaccatctgattgaattgttaaattgacgtaatatatatttatttacagcaCACATTTATATACAATCATACTCAATACAATAACATATAAAATGTGCGCATCTATTATCTGCGAATAGAACCGTTGAGAGGTAAGTAGGGGGAATACGTGGGATACATCGGATTGGATGGAGTGCCTCGCTGCAGCACGCAGGCATCCTGGTACTGAGATTGCATATTCATCATCTGCATCGGAATCTGCGAGTTGGGGTATTCGCTCCCCGAGCTGTAGCTTCCAGTGGGCGGGGACTGCTGCGGCGACATCCGGTAGCTGTTGATGGCCCCATAGGGAGCCATCAGGTTCGGACTGATGTGGACATTGGCGGTCCGGTTGTTCCCACTGCCCATGGGCGTCGAGGTGTGCTGCACCGGGGCCGATGGAGTGTTGCGGGTGTTCCGGCTCGTGTTCTGCGCCGACGTAATGGGCGCAATGTTCATGTTGCCCGGATAGTACTTGTACTGCAGCGGCGTCACCTGCGTCTGCAGCATGTTGGGCGGCGTGGAGATGTTCCTGTTCTGCATCAGCAGGTGCGGCGGCGGGGTCATCGAGTTGGGCGGAATGGGATGGTGCGGCGAGGGGGCCAGATTCACCTGGGCTCCCGGCGACGTGTTGCACGGCTGGCTCTCCAGGCAGTTGGTAAGCTGCTGTAGCTTAGACAGACTGCAGAGATTGCCAGCCAGCGAAGCGGTTGCACCGCTGCTATTGGCCGCAGCTATCGCATCCGCCTGACCCGCCTGACGCTGATCATTGTTGCCCGCCGCTGACGGACCGCCCAGAGAACTGGAAACGGGCACTCGCGGCGCATTCTCGGCAGCCGGCATATTGTTATGCAAATAGAAATTGTTGACGGCACACGCCGACGACGGCTGCTCGATGCGCTGATGGCTGTTGGCCAGCGAGTGCACGGAACTGTTGAGCGACATCCGCTGCTGAATCACCGCCGGCATCCCGGCAATGTCGTAGTTCGAGGGATTGGCCGAGAAGTTCTGGCTGATTTGCGGAATGGGCACGTAGTCGATGGGCTGCATGTTCTGCTGGTGGCCACCATGCTGCGAGAACTGCAGGTTGTGCAGGGAGTCGTGGTGCGACTTGGAGATATTCGCCGTAGCTCCGCCGCCCTGGGGAATCTGATGATGAGTATTGGTTGTGGTTGTGGCTGGCGCTGCGTTTTTAGTGTCACGTTGCTGGGCATTTCCGCTGCGAATTTGTTTGGGCGTGGTGGCTCTGTGAGAAGGTGTCGGTGAACTTACAGCGATGTCCGCCTGCTAAAAGGAAATTTATTGCAATTTATACATTATACTTAATAAAGAGAATATAATTTGCATTACCTGGGCATTCAATTTCCTGCTCTGGTGCTGGTGCTGTGGATTGCTCAGGAGATTAATGTTCGGCGAACCCTCTGGCGCCAGATTCATATTAAGATTGTTCTGCTGCTGCATGTGCGAATTCTGGATGGACATGTGCATGGGCGTGGTCACCGGTTGGTTCTGCATGGAGCAGTCCGAGAACTGTCTGTGCGGCTGATGCATGTGCACATTGGACGTGGCTGCGATTTCCTGTGAGCCGTGGGCGATGGCGGTGCCAATATTGGCCGGCGAGTCCATGTTTATTTGCGCATTGATGCCGCAATCGTAGTGCTGCATGGCCGAGTTGCCCGCGGACTCGGTGTTGTAGACCATATTCGGATTGACGTCGGATTGGCCacctccaccgccgccgctCACTTGCAGGTTAGCATGCTGGACGGAGGCGTGAATGTTGGGATGGCCAATCTTATTGAGCTTTCCCTCGCGCGAAATGACTGAGGTCGAGTTGACGCCGTGCTCGACCTTTTGCTTGGCCGGCACAGCTCCTCCCGGCTGCGAATTGGGCATCAGAACAGTTGATTCCGAGGGATTGGGATTGCTCTGTCGTGGCACAGGATTCTGGCCATTGGCCAGAGACTTCATTTGCTGCGCCTGCTTCTGTTGAGTGGCGCATTTCTGATTGTAAATGGCCGCCTGGTTGTTGGCCGCATATTCGTTGCAGTGCTGCACGTGCGCATCCTCGCGAGCAGTGCTCACCACATTGACACTGGACACCACCttgggctgctgctgctcctccttcttGCCACTGTTCTTGCGCTCCACCTTGTGCTTCTCCTTGGTCTGGTGCATCTGGTGATGGGCGTGCTGCATGGCCAAATTGGCGGACTGATAGAGGTTCTGGGTGAAGTTGTGCGTGTAGGCCATGGTCGTGGCCAGATCCTTGTGGAACTGCTTCTGTCCCTTTTGCGCGGCGGGGTCCAAGTGTGAGAGGTTGTAGCCGTAGTATTCCCACTGCCAGTACTGCGAGGTGTGATAGTTGGGCATCTGATTGAGCGGAAACTGGGAGGGAATTGAGTTCTGCAGCTGGGCATGCTCGTTGCCCTTCAATTGGATCTTGTCCCGAATGGGAATAGGTGCCGAGGGCGCCCTTGCCTGCGTCTTTTCCTCCTCCTTGACCTGCACCAGTTGCTGGTCCGTTTTGATGACTTCCTTTTCGGGCAGCACCTTCACCTTGCTGGGATCGTACTTCTTTTCCATGTTGTTGACCTCAGGTTTTACAACTGGAGCTTCAGGCACGGGTTTCTTGATTGCCTTCTCTTTAATCTCAGCGTTCTCCTTGGCAATTGGCTGCCCTACTTTTTCCTGTACAGGCTTTACCGGCTGTGGTGCTGGTTGCTCCACCAGGGAAGGAATTTCCGTACGGTTTGGTGTGGGATTTAATACCgggttttccacttttttcacCCTTTCCATTTCTGGTGGCTTCTGTGAAACTGTACTAGGTTGAGCGGTTTCCTTAGCTTTTTCCTGCTGATCACTTGGAGCGGAAGTTGGAGCCTCTGGCACAGGTTTTTGCACAGGTTTTTGCACAGGTAACTCTGGCGGAGTCGCCGCTGAGTCCGGGGAAAACTTCAAGTAGTTTACATCCAACTCTAGTTTACTTTCTTCCGCCGGTTTTGTTAACTTTTCCGTATTGGCAGGAACATTTACCTGCTGCAAAACGGGTTCGGCAGCCACTGGTTCCGATTTTTCGGGACTCTTCGGCTTGGGCTTCTGTTCAGGAACTTCAGGAGGTTTTATCTCCTTAATGCTAGCCTCCTTGGGACTTTCTTTCGTCTCGGGTGTGCTTACCACTGGCTTATCCTGCCCATTATATTTGACATCTTCAGTTTTGTAGGACGTTACGTCAGAGAACAGCGTCTTCTTGGTTTTCTTGGCCACTGCATCGAGCACTTGATCGCTTACGCTGTTGGCTTCGCCCTCGTTTTTCGACGACTCTTGGCTTTTCTCCGGGCTCTCAGCTTTGGCCACCTTAACCAACTCCTTAGCGGGTTCCTTGGCTGGACTAATTGACGCAACTTCGGCGGGCTCGGATGGAGTATTTCCATTGAACTGCGACTCCTCGGAGCGTTTTCCATTGGACTGTTTACCCCGCAGCTTGGGTACAATGTTGACCGGTTTGTCGACATGCTCCTTTTCCACAACACTCTTGCAAACCTCCTTGGCAGATGCTTCCTCCATTTTAGAGCCACTTTCGGTTCCAGAAATCTCCGTTTGACCTTGAACAGTCGGATTCTGATCGGCTAAAATCGCATTGCTCTCAAGCGGCCGGTCGAAATGCTTCCTTTTGTTGGTGTGGGGAATCAGATCGTTGCGTTTGGCCAATCGTTGGGCCCTTTTGGTCAAGTGCTCCGAGAGTTCCTTAGAAGATTTACAATCCGATGAGTCGGAGAGCTCGCCAAAGGACTGATCTTCAAGGGGCGGCTGTGGTGCAGCAGATACCTTGCATTTTTTTGCCTCATTTGGAGCCGATTTTAAGAACTCTTCCGGGCAGGCACGTTTCCGCTGGTTTTCCCTATCATCAACCAATTTCTCGCAGCTGGAACCCCGATTCTTAACAGGCAAGTCGGGACATTCCTGATTTACTTTCGGTGTGGTGGGCACACTTGGCTTTACGCTGATCTTGTTCTCTTCGTTAACATCCTTCAAATCGgatttcttttcaatttggTTGTTCAAGTATTCACGATTGGAAATTGGCTTGATTATGTTGGGTAACTTTGACACCGACAGCAGTGGACTCCATCTCAAGCAGTCGGCTTCTATGATTATTCGAGTTTTACTGTTCGCCATTTTGTTATGGTGAGCCACCACTTTCTTCCAATCGATTTTTACATTAATCTGATATCTTATGTCGCCATCGTTCTTCCTTAACTTGATAAAGTTCAATAATTCAAAGGCCAACGCAATGTCGGATATAGCCAGACCCGTTTTAATGGCTATATCCTTGAAGGTGATCTTCGTGTGGTTGCGATACTTGTACAAGTACTCCAAGACGACGGACTTCCAGTAGGAAAAGTACGAAAGTCGTCCCAAATCCGAGAGCGGTTTCTCCGGCGTACCCAGCTGTCCCTCCTCGCGGCTCAACAGGTAACTGAAGTCGATCAGAAACCTTCCGTATCCCTGCCTCTGATACTGCGGCATCGTCAGGATGCAGGACACATTGTACTTTTGGGTACAGTGCTTTTCCTTCGAGAAGTAGCCAACCAGATGGCATCCGCTTTGATCGTTTTTAGTCAAGATATAGAACAGAAAAGGTTCCACGTCGTAGTAAAGGGTTTTGTGGTCGAGAAAGAACTTGGCCAGCAGGCACAAGTTCTGACAGTAAATCTTGTTAACGTTGCCATCCACCTCGAACACCGAAATGTTGCCCTGCCTAAAGATTTCCGTGCCCGGCGGCTGCTTCCAAATGCACTTGTTCTGATGTCTGTCCAGCACAGAACGACTCTTTGTGTACTTCAGGCAGAACTCGCACAAAAACAGCTTCAGCAGCCTGGCGTACTCCTGCGGAAACGGACTGGAGTACCAGGTTTCGATGTCCCACTTTCCGATTTGGATCGACTTGGGACTCTGGGTGTTCTGCCCCGGCTTCAGGCTCACATCATTCGCTTTCTCGATGTGGTTATTGGACATTTGAACGACTGCCTTGTGCAGAACATCTTGATATAATTCCACGTCCGTTGCGGTCACTCCAGGCGGTAGAGGCTGGTTTTCGAAGGGATTGGCACGCTTCGTGCTCTCGCCGGGCACTTCCTCATCGTTGTTAATTTCCGCTTTTCCATCAGCCTCGCTGTGCGTTTCCCTGCATCGTTCGATCTCCTCCAGCAACTGAACTTTCATAACAGTCTCCTCTGTTAGATACGGAATGTCATCCTCGCACTTTTCGTACGATTTTCCCGCTTCGAGGGGCATGCTCTTCAAGGGAacgatcttcttcttctgcccATTTTCGGTCTTTCGCTTTATGGTCATGCCGCCGATGGATGTGGAGTTTTTATCTGGAGTAGAGGAAGCTACTGGAGCGCTCTTTTGCGCTCGATTTGCGGCGGGGGACGTGGGAAACGTGCTTGCCGTTGCTGGCTTGGTGTAACCAATGCTTTTGGTgttatttttcgattttacAAATATGTCAATTGGGTTTTTTGCCACCGCAGCAAAGCCCCAGTTCTCACTGGCCACTTCATTGTTATGCGGCGAGCCCAGACCATCGTTGGTATTCAGTTTAGTGCAACTCTGCTTCTCGTTCTCGAAGATCTTTCCCTTCAGCGTGCTGCGATCGGTGTCATAGTCCTCTTCGTCGTTCTCGTCATCGCATTCGGAGCTGTCGCTGGAACTCTCGCTGGAGTCCGAGTCTGAGCTCGATGAAGTGCACGAATCCGAGGATGTGCTCTCATCCTGATCGTTGTCATCGCCATTCCTGTTCCTgtcgtcgtcctcgtcgtcgtcatcatcaCTTTCGCTGGACGAGCTCGTGGATGACAGATTCGAGAAGGTTCGCTTGCGCGTTTCCTGGCTAGCCAAGTAGCCTCCCTGTAATATTTGCGACCTCTTCTGCTTGCTGGGGAACTCGAACTGATCCTCGCTGTGGTTCAATTTTCTCGAGCTTAAGCTGGCCGGCATCTTTTTCCGCTGGCCATTGCCGTCATTGTAAACGCAAAGTTTCGAGGTCGAAGGACTCTCGATGTTGCCCTCTTTTTTGATGGATTGCCGCTTATTGGAGCTCGCCATTCTGAAATAAAGAATTTGAGTTAGATACGTATTTTTTGCACttcaaatgtatttaaaagtacCTGTCAATCTCCATTTTTATTCTTGTATTGTCTTTTTTAACCAGTTTTGGGTTATCTATACTTTGTTTGCAGCATGTTTTGCACCTGAAATGGGGTTTAAAAGGATAAGAAGCTAAAGTTATGATTACTTTGTATTTACTTACCTATATGGATGCTTGGGCTTCTTGTCCGGAATCGTATCGAGACATGTTAGGTGAAAGTGATCCTTGCAAACAAAGCACTGCAGCAGACAAGGTCCCCGGTTACGCATTTTGCAGACAGCGCAGTCGGCGCAGTTCTGGCAATCCCAGATTGTGCCCTTGGTGACGAGCATGTAGAGCAGCACGTATGATTGGGACTTGCACCTGCCCGCGATATTGGCGCAGGTGGTGTGCAAAGAGATGCCGCACTGTTTGCAGGAGCTCAGTGGCTC from Drosophila takahashii strain IR98-3 E-12201 chromosome 2R, DtakHiC1v2, whole genome shotgun sequence encodes:
- the enok gene encoding histone acetyltransferase KAT6A isoform X2; its protein translation is MMRESAHDINMDTWKQWILEAISKIRSQKQRPSVQRICQAIGTHHKFHEDIVAEKLEKAVESGAVIKVYNKGLHSYKAPMAKRRIKVDKNTNLYKLVAKAVHDLGECEGSTIKSIENYIQKFNCIDLSPNVDFKSVIKASIKKAVDAGFLIQEGKLYKKGKSLTTPRKCAPTSDVVIKGEESCTHCSGNSQKNLNGIPEPLSSCKQCGISLHTTCANIAGRCKSQSYVLLYMLVTKGTIWDCQNCADCAVCKMRNRGPCLLQCFVCKDHFHLTCLDTIPDKKPKHPYRCKTCCKQSIDNPKLVKKDNTRIKMEIDRMASSNKRQSIKKEGNIESPSTSKLCVYNDGNGQRKKMPASLSSRKLNHSEDQFEFPSKQKRSQILQGGYLASQETRKRTFSNLSSTSSSSESDDDDDEDDDRNRNGDDNDQDESTSSDSCTSSSSDSDSSESSSDSSECDDENDEEDYDTDRSTLKGKIFENEKQSCTKLNTNDGLGSPHNNEVASENWGFAAVAKNPIDIFVKSKNNTKSIGYTKPATASTFPTSPAANRAQKSAPVASSTPDKNSTSIGGMTIKRKTENGQKKKIVPLKSMPLEAGKSYEKCEDDIPYLTEETVMKVQLLEEIERCRETHSEADGKAEINNDEEVPGESTKRANPFENQPLPPGVTATDVELYQDVLHKAVVQMSNNHIEKANDVSLKPGQNTQSPKSIQIGKWDIETWYSSPFPQEYARLLKLFLCEFCLKYTKSRSVLDRHQNKCIWKQPPGTEIFRQGNISVFEVDGNVNKIYCQNLCLLAKFFLDHKTLYYDVEPFLFYILTKNDQSGCHLVGYFSKEKHCTQKYNVSCILTMPQYQRQGYGRFLIDFSYLLSREEGQLGTPEKPLSDLGRLSYFSYWKSVVLEYLYKYRNHTKITFKDIAIKTGLAISDIALAFELLNFIKLRKNDGDIRYQINVKIDWKKVVAHHNKMANSKTRIIIEADCLRWSPLLSVSKLPNIIKPISNREYLNNQIEKKSDLKDVNEENKISVKPSVPTTPKVNQECPDLPVKNRGSSCEKLVDDRENQRKRACPEEFLKSAPNEAKKCKVSAAPQPPLEDQSFGELSDSSDCKSSKELSEHLTKRAQRLAKRNDLIPHTNKRKHFDRPLESNAILADQNPTVQGQTEISGTESGSKMEEASAKEVCKSVVEKEHVDKPVNIVPKLRGKQSNGKRSEESQFNGNTPSEPAEVASISPAKEPAKELVKVAKAESPEKSQESSKNEGEANSVSDQVLDAVAKKTKKTLFSDVTSYKTEDVKYNGQDKPVVSTPETKESPKEASIKEIKPPEVPEQKPKPKSPEKSEPVAAEPVLQQVNVPANTEKLTKPAEESKLELDVNYLKFSPDSAATPPELPVQKPVQKPVPEAPTSAPSDQQEKAKETAQPSTVSQKPPEMERVKKVENPVLNPTPNRTEIPSLVEQPAPQPVKPVQEKVGQPIAKENAEIKEKAIKKPVPEAPVVKPEVNNMEKKYDPSKVKVLPEKEVIKTDQQLVQVKEEEKTQARAPSAPIPIRDKIQLKGNEHAQLQNSIPSQFPLNQMPNYHTSQYWQWEYYGYNLSHLDPAAQKGQKQFHKDLATTMAYTHNFTQNLYQSANLAMQHAHHQMHQTKEKHKVERKNSGKKEEQQQPKVVSSVNVVSTAREDAHVQHCNEYAANNQAAIYNQKCATQQKQAQQMKSLANGQNPVPRQSNPNPSESTVLMPNSQPGGAVPAKQKVEHGVNSTSVISREGKLNKIGHPNIHASVQHANLQVSGGGGGGQSDVNPNMVYNTESAGNSAMQHYDCGINAQINMDSPANIGTAIAHGSQEIAATSNVHMHQPHRQFSDCSMQNQPVTTPMHMSIQNSHMQQQNNLNMNLAPEGSPNINLLSNPQHQHQSRKLNAQADIAVSSPTPSHRATTPKQIRSGNAQQRDTKNAAPATTTTNTHHQIPQGGGATANISKSHHDSLHNLQFSQHGGHQQNMQPIDYVPIPQISQNFSANPSNYDIAGMPAVIQQRMSLNSSVHSLANSHQRIEQPSSACAVNNFYLHNNMPAAENAPRVPVSSSLGGPSAAGNNDQRQAGQADAIAAANSSGATASLAGNLCSLSKLQQLTNCLESQPCNTSPGAQVNLAPSPHHPIPPNSMTPPPHLLMQNRNISTPPNMLQTQVTPLQYKYYPGNMNIAPITSAQNTSRNTRNTPSAPVQHTSTPMGSGNNRTANVHISPNLMAPYGAINSYRMSPQQSPPTGSYSSGSEYPNSQIPMQMMNMQSQYQDACVLQRGTPSNPMYPTYSPYLPLNGSIRR
- the enok gene encoding histone acetyltransferase KAT6A isoform X1 encodes the protein MMRESAHDINMDTWKQWILEAISKIRSQKQRPSVQRICQAIGTHHKFHEDIVAEKLEKAVESGAVIKVYNKGLHSYKAPMAKRRIKVDKNTNLYKLVAKAVHDLGECEGSTIKSIENYIQKFNCIDLSPNVDFKSVIKASIKKAVDAGFLIQEGKLYKKGKSLTTPRKCAPTSDVVIKGEESCTHCSGNSQKNLNGIPEPLSSCKQCGISLHTTCANIAGRCKSQSYVLLYMLVTKGTIWDCQNCADCAVCKMRNRGPCLLQCFVCKDHFHLTCLDTIPDKKPKHPYRCKTCCKQSIDNPKLVKKDNTRIKMEIDRMASSNKRQSIKKEGNIESPSTSKLCVYNDGNGQRKKMPASLSSRKLNHSEDQFEFPSKQKRSQILQGGYLASQETRKRTFSNLSSTSSSSESDDDDDEDDDRNRNGDDNDQDESTSSDSCTSSSSDSDSSESSSDSSECDDENDEEDYDTDRSTLKGKIFENEKQSCTKLNTNDGLGSPHNNEVASENWGFAAVAKNPIDIFVKSKNNTKSIGYTKPATASTFPTSPAANRAQKSAPVASSTPDKNSTSIGGMTIKRKTENGQKKKIVPLKSMPLEAGKSYEKCEDDIPYLTEETVMKVQLLEEIERCRETHSEADGKAEINNDEEVPGESTKRANPFENQPLPPGVTATDVELYQDVLHKAVVQMSNNHIEKANDVSLKPGQNTQSPKSIQIGKWDIETWYSSPFPQEYARLLKLFLCEFCLKYTKSRSVLDRHQNKCIWKQPPGTEIFRQGNISVFEVDGNVNKIYCQNLCLLAKFFLDHKTLYYDVEPFLFYILTKNDQSGCHLVGYFSKEKHCTQKYNVSCILTMPQYQRQGYGRFLIDFSYLLSREEGQLGTPEKPLSDLGRLSYFSYWKSVVLEYLYKYRNHTKITFKDIAIKTGLAISDIALAFELLNFIKLRKNDGDIRYQINVKIDWKKVVAHHNKMANSKTRIIIEADCLRWSPLLSVSKLPNIIKPISNREYLNNQIEKKSDLKDVNEENKISVKPSVPTTPKVNQECPDLPVKNRGSSCEKLVDDRENQRKRACPEEFLKSAPNEAKKCKVSAAPQPPLEDQSFGELSDSSDCKSSKELSEHLTKRAQRLAKRNDLIPHTNKRKHFDRPLESNAILADQNPTVQGQTEISGTESGSKMEEASAKEVCKSVVEKEHVDKPVNIVPKLRGKQSNGKRSEESQFNGNTPSEPAEVASISPAKEPAKELVKVAKAESPEKSQESSKNEGEANSVSDQVLDAVAKKTKKTLFSDVTSYKTEDVKYNGQDKPVVSTPETKESPKEASIKEIKPPEVPEQKPKPKSPEKSEPVAAEPVLQQVNVPANTEKLTKPAEESKLELDVNYLKFSPDSAATPPELPVQKPVQKPVPEAPTSAPSDQQEKAKETAQPSTVSQKPPEMERVKKVENPVLNPTPNRTEIPSLVEQPAPQPVKPVQEKVGQPIAKENAEIKEKAIKKPVPEAPVVKPEVNNMEKKYDPSKVKVLPEKEVIKTDQQLVQVKEEEKTQARAPSAPIPIRDKIQLKGNEHAQLQNSIPSQFPLNQMPNYHTSQYWQWEYYGYNLSHLDPAAQKGQKQFHKDLATTMAYTHNFTQNLYQSANLAMQHAHHQMHQTKEKHKVERKNSGKKEEQQQPKVVSSVNVVSTAREDAHVQHCNEYAANNQAAIYNQKCATQQKQAQQMKSLANGQNPVPRQSNPNPSESTVLMPNSQPGGAVPAKQKVEHGVNSTSVISREGKLNKIGHPNIHASVQHANLQVSGGGGGGQSDVNPNMVYNTESAGNSAMQHYDCGINAQINMDSPANIGTAIAHGSQEIAATSNVHMHQPHRQFSDCSMQNQPVTTPMHMSIQNSHMQQQNNLNMNLAPEGSPNINLLSNPQHQHQSRKLNAQQADIAVSSPTPSHRATTPKQIRSGNAQQRDTKNAAPATTTTNTHHQIPQGGGATANISKSHHDSLHNLQFSQHGGHQQNMQPIDYVPIPQISQNFSANPSNYDIAGMPAVIQQRMSLNSSVHSLANSHQRIEQPSSACAVNNFYLHNNMPAAENAPRVPVSSSLGGPSAAGNNDQRQAGQADAIAAANSSGATASLAGNLCSLSKLQQLTNCLESQPCNTSPGAQVNLAPSPHHPIPPNSMTPPPHLLMQNRNISTPPNMLQTQVTPLQYKYYPGNMNIAPITSAQNTSRNTRNTPSAPVQHTSTPMGSGNNRTANVHISPNLMAPYGAINSYRMSPQQSPPTGSYSSGSEYPNSQIPMQMMNMQSQYQDACVLQRGTPSNPMYPTYSPYLPLNGSIRR